In Pithys albifrons albifrons isolate INPA30051 chromosome 16, PitAlb_v1, whole genome shotgun sequence, a genomic segment contains:
- the CCP110 gene encoding centriolar coiled-coil protein of 110 kDa isoform X1: MKMEDYEIFCKKHLSRIQEEAIKGETSFTVQHKNISLIHFYGVPVLSPLLSLEKKKEIQQYKEKALDLETRKRNSRNRTLLSRVQEIVENVQMKKGLNMSDVNAQKAENSCPDSDSKPLTDFTAPSDVSLACSPERHSSTDVEKTPELTPSDTAGQVTSNVTEVVKAAEENVSSKPSESRFSRDVPCPRAASPDRVCHRLTSLALQKQEGRAGSPSDEDVQDPCVMSLQNLIKKSREYIEQTKRTSKSSSKRSVSESHSDKENDGVKTTESVKERAKLTGRSSSAQTVDKPSLKSNTLLQGASSHTNNTSMSTLSSFSKVDIPMRVGTPPLVDSDSDEEFKKSSMFERDSSIVRSLTGSYAKLPSPEPSMSPKMHRRRPRPLSMGHIIINNPVNAYELSPKGKGRAMDLIMQDIADKNNVSESVPKFMVDFNMVCPGRVPGANRNSSGPCDGLGVSKPNRHSFGLFESKGMVSATVEGQVVVESRGPYRVETSTNIIAPKLTEPFAISQSTVTQKIQAVNDMKPPALPENTKCNSTVELNKSYDVENPSPLLMQSKTVQQQLDSPSVSSANEQVAENFEKVKRRLDLDTDNGQKENSSCVLRVGMEEQEKQWLQEQKYPVEAVYITPESMAKEDILKTKMLAFEEMRKRLEEQHAQQLSILIAEQEREQEKLQKELEEQERKLKGKKVATTEIEISKVNINSRMELEWRKKSESGLLETVQSQLETVHNTNSTSIGFAHTTPNTFASTSETSFFLWGPSGSGVIKTSVSRPSNRIKTRWSQVFSPEIQVKFDKITAVAKGFLTRRLLQTEKLKHLKQTVKDTVEFIKNFQSEAPLKRGSVSAQDASLHERVMAQLRAALYDIHDIFFTMDASERMNILRHDREVRKEKMLRQMDKIKSPRERVTLSTATQKSLDRKKYMKASEMGIPSKKIIIKQKTPESRILQPNQGQNAPVHRLLCRQGTLKTSVNGVEQNRKKASESRVSNKAVSGAYAGRTQRKKPNVVTI, translated from the exons G ATGAAGAAAGGACTTAACATGAGTGATGTGAATGCACAAAAGGCTGAGAATTCATGTCCTGATTCAGATTCAAAACCTTTGACTGACTTCACAGCTCCATCAGATGTCAGTTTGGCATGTTCTCCGGAAAGACACAGTTCCACAGATGTAGAAAAGACACCAGAACTTACACCATCAGATACTGCAGGGCAGGTGACATCAAATGTGACAGAAGTAGttaaagcagcagaagaaaatgtttcttcaaaGCCAAGTGAGAGTCGCTTCTCCAGAGATGTCCCTTGTCCCAGGGCTGCCTCTCCTGACAGGGTGTGTCACAGGCTCACATCACTGGCTCTGCAAAAGCAGGAGGGACGAGCAGGGTCACCATCAGACGAGGATGTCCAAGATCCGTGTGTTATGAGTCTACAGAACCTGATAAAGAAATCCAGGGAGTACATAGAGCAAACCAAGCGTACCTCAAAAAGCAGTTCAAAGAGGAGTGTAAGTGAAAGTCATTCAGATAAAGAAAATGATGGTGTTAAAACAACTGAGTCTGTGAAAGAGAGAGCAAAACTTACAGGCAGAAGTAGCTCTGCTCAAACTGTTGATAAACCCAGTCTTAAATCAAATACCCTTCTCCAAGGTGCCTCTAGTCATACAAATAACACAAGTATGTCCACTTTATCCAGTTTTTCTAAAGTGGACATACCTATGAGAGTTGGAACACCCCCTTTGGTGGATTCAGATTCAGATGAAGAATTCAAAAAGAGTTCTATGTTTGAGCGTGACAGTAGCATTGTCAGGAGCCTCACAGGCTCCTATGCCAAATTGCCAAGTCCAGAGCCAAGCATGAGCCCTAAAATGCACCGACGACGCCCAAGACCTTTATCAATGGGACACATCATTATAAATAACCCTGTGAATGCTTATGAGCTGAGTCCTAAAGGCAAGGGTAGAGCGATGGATTTAATCATGCAGGATATTGCAGATAAAAATAATGTGTCCGAATCAGTGCCAAAGTTTATGGTGGACTTCAATATGGTTTGCCCTGGCAGAGTTCCTGGTGCCAACAGGAATTCTTCAGGCCCGTGTGATGGGTTGGGAGTCAGCAAACCAAATCGCCATTCCTTTGGGCTCTTTGAAAGCAAAGGAATGGTGTCGGCTACAGTGGAAGGACAGGTGGTGGTGGAGAGCAGGGGGCCATACAGAGTAGAGACCAGCACTAACATCATAGCTCCCAAACTGACTGAGCCATTTGCCATCAGTCAGTCTACAGTAACACAGAAGATCCAAGCTGTGAATGATATGAAACCACCTGCTCTGCCAGAAAACACTAAATGTAATTCTACAGTGGAACTCAATAAATCTTACGATGTGGAAAATCCATCTCCACTACTAATGCAGAGCAAGACTGTGCAACAGCAGTTGGATTCTCCAAGTGTTTCCTCAGCAAATGAGCAGGTTGCAGAAAATTTTGAGAAGGTGAAGCGTAGGCTTGATTTGGACACCGACAACGGCCAGAAAGAAAATAGTTCCTGTGTTCTCAGAGTTGGAATGGAAGAACAAGAGAAGCAGTGGCTGCAAGAACAGAAATACCCTGTGGAAGCAGTTTACATTACCCCTGAAAGTATGGCAAAAG aagatattttaaagacTAAAATGTTGGCCTTTGAAGAAATGAGGAAGAGGCTTGAAGAACAGCATGCACAACAACTGTCGATTCTGATAGCTGAACAAGAGAGAGAACAGGAGAAACTGCAGAAG GAACTggaagagcaggagagaaagttgaaaggaaagaaggttGCTACAACGGAAATAGAGATTTCCAAAGTGAATATTAACAGTAGGATGGAGTTggagtggaggaaaaaaagtgaaagtggCTTGCTGGAAACTGTGCAGTCTCAGCTGGAGACAGTTCATAACACAAACTCCACCAGCATTG GTTTTGCTCATACAACACCCAACACCTTTGCTTCAACAAGTGAGACTTCATTCTTTCTCTGGGGACCATCAGGTAGTGGAGTTATAAAAACCTCAGTATCCAGGCCAAGTAATAGGATCAAAACTAGGTGGAGtcag gttttcaGTCCAGAGATACAAGTGAAGTTTGATAAGATCACTGCTGTGGCAAAGGGATTTCTCACTCGTAGACTCCTGcagacagaaaaactgaagCATCTTAAGCAAACTGTAAAA GATACTGTGGAGTTCATAAAAAATTTTCAGTCTGAAGCCCCATTAAAAAGGGGAAGTGTGTCAGCACAAGATGCATCCCTTCATGAAAGAGTAATGGCTCAG CTCCGAGCTGCTCTGTATGACATCCATGACATCTTTTTTACAATGGATGCATCAGAAAGGATGAATATTCTGCGTCATGATCGTGAAGTTCGGAAAGAGAAGATGCTCAGGCAAATG gATAAAATTAAGAGCCCAAGAGAGCGAGTGACACTTTCAACAGCTACACAGAAGTCTCTGGACAGGAAAAAGTACATGAA ggCTTCAGAAATGGGAATACcaagtaaaaaaataatcataaaacagaaaactcCTGAAAGCCG AATACTTCAACCAAACCAAGGACAGAATGCGCCAGTTCACAGACTGCTTTGCAGACAAGG AACCCTTAAGACCTCAGTGAATGGGGTTGAGCAAAATAGAAAGAAGGCCTCAGAGAGCAGAGTGTCTAACAAGGCTGTTTCAG GAGCATATGCAGGAAGAACCCAAAGAAAGAAGCCAAATGTTGTGACAATTTAA
- the CCP110 gene encoding centriolar coiled-coil protein of 110 kDa isoform X2: MKMEDYEIFCKKHLSRIQEEAIKGETSFTVQHKNISLIHFYGVPVLSPLLSLEKKKEIQQYKEKALDLETRKRNSRNRTLLSRVQEIVENVQMKKGLNMSDVNAQKAENSCPDSDSKPLTDFTAPSDVSLACSPERHSSTDVEKTPELTPSDTAGQVTSNVTEVVKAAEENVSSKPSESRFSRDVPCPRAASPDRVCHRLTSLALQKQEGRAGSPSDEDVQDPCVMSLQNLIKKSREYIEQTKRTSKSSSKRSVSESHSDKENDGVKTTESVKERAKLTGRSSSAQTVDKPSLKSNTLLQGASSHTNNTSMSTLSSFSKVDIPMRVGTPPLVDSDSDEEFKKSSMFERDSSIVRSLTGSYAKLPSPEPSMSPKMHRRRPRPLSMGHIIINNPVNAYELSPKGKGRAMDLIMQDIADKNNVSESVPKFMVDFNMVCPGRVPGANRNSSGPCDGLGVSKPNRHSFGLFESKGMVSATVEGQVVVESRGPYRVETSTNIIAPKLTEPFAISQSTVTQKIQAVNDMKPPALPENTKCNSTVELNKSYDVENPSPLLMQSKTVQQQLDSPSVSSANEQVAENFEKVKRRLDLDTDNGQKENSSCVLRVGMEEQEKQWLQEQKYPVEAVYITPESMAKEDILKTKMLAFEEMRKRLEEQHAQQLSILIAEQEREQEKLQKELEEQERKLKGKKVATTEIEISKVNINSRMELEWRKKSESGLLETVQSQLETVHNTNSTSIGFAHTTPNTFASTSETSFFLWGPSGSGVIKTSVSRPSNRIKTRWSQVFSPEIQVKFDKITAVAKGFLTRRLLQTEKLKHLKQTVKDTVEFIKNFQSEAPLKRGSVSAQDASLHERVMAQLRAALYDIHDIFFTMDASERMNILRHDREVRKEKMLRQMDKIKSPRERVTLSTATQKSLDRKKYMKASEMGIPSKKIIIKQKTPESRILQPNQGQNAPVHRLLCRQGSICRKNPKKEAKCCDNLRRQHSLG, encoded by the exons G ATGAAGAAAGGACTTAACATGAGTGATGTGAATGCACAAAAGGCTGAGAATTCATGTCCTGATTCAGATTCAAAACCTTTGACTGACTTCACAGCTCCATCAGATGTCAGTTTGGCATGTTCTCCGGAAAGACACAGTTCCACAGATGTAGAAAAGACACCAGAACTTACACCATCAGATACTGCAGGGCAGGTGACATCAAATGTGACAGAAGTAGttaaagcagcagaagaaaatgtttcttcaaaGCCAAGTGAGAGTCGCTTCTCCAGAGATGTCCCTTGTCCCAGGGCTGCCTCTCCTGACAGGGTGTGTCACAGGCTCACATCACTGGCTCTGCAAAAGCAGGAGGGACGAGCAGGGTCACCATCAGACGAGGATGTCCAAGATCCGTGTGTTATGAGTCTACAGAACCTGATAAAGAAATCCAGGGAGTACATAGAGCAAACCAAGCGTACCTCAAAAAGCAGTTCAAAGAGGAGTGTAAGTGAAAGTCATTCAGATAAAGAAAATGATGGTGTTAAAACAACTGAGTCTGTGAAAGAGAGAGCAAAACTTACAGGCAGAAGTAGCTCTGCTCAAACTGTTGATAAACCCAGTCTTAAATCAAATACCCTTCTCCAAGGTGCCTCTAGTCATACAAATAACACAAGTATGTCCACTTTATCCAGTTTTTCTAAAGTGGACATACCTATGAGAGTTGGAACACCCCCTTTGGTGGATTCAGATTCAGATGAAGAATTCAAAAAGAGTTCTATGTTTGAGCGTGACAGTAGCATTGTCAGGAGCCTCACAGGCTCCTATGCCAAATTGCCAAGTCCAGAGCCAAGCATGAGCCCTAAAATGCACCGACGACGCCCAAGACCTTTATCAATGGGACACATCATTATAAATAACCCTGTGAATGCTTATGAGCTGAGTCCTAAAGGCAAGGGTAGAGCGATGGATTTAATCATGCAGGATATTGCAGATAAAAATAATGTGTCCGAATCAGTGCCAAAGTTTATGGTGGACTTCAATATGGTTTGCCCTGGCAGAGTTCCTGGTGCCAACAGGAATTCTTCAGGCCCGTGTGATGGGTTGGGAGTCAGCAAACCAAATCGCCATTCCTTTGGGCTCTTTGAAAGCAAAGGAATGGTGTCGGCTACAGTGGAAGGACAGGTGGTGGTGGAGAGCAGGGGGCCATACAGAGTAGAGACCAGCACTAACATCATAGCTCCCAAACTGACTGAGCCATTTGCCATCAGTCAGTCTACAGTAACACAGAAGATCCAAGCTGTGAATGATATGAAACCACCTGCTCTGCCAGAAAACACTAAATGTAATTCTACAGTGGAACTCAATAAATCTTACGATGTGGAAAATCCATCTCCACTACTAATGCAGAGCAAGACTGTGCAACAGCAGTTGGATTCTCCAAGTGTTTCCTCAGCAAATGAGCAGGTTGCAGAAAATTTTGAGAAGGTGAAGCGTAGGCTTGATTTGGACACCGACAACGGCCAGAAAGAAAATAGTTCCTGTGTTCTCAGAGTTGGAATGGAAGAACAAGAGAAGCAGTGGCTGCAAGAACAGAAATACCCTGTGGAAGCAGTTTACATTACCCCTGAAAGTATGGCAAAAG aagatattttaaagacTAAAATGTTGGCCTTTGAAGAAATGAGGAAGAGGCTTGAAGAACAGCATGCACAACAACTGTCGATTCTGATAGCTGAACAAGAGAGAGAACAGGAGAAACTGCAGAAG GAACTggaagagcaggagagaaagttgaaaggaaagaaggttGCTACAACGGAAATAGAGATTTCCAAAGTGAATATTAACAGTAGGATGGAGTTggagtggaggaaaaaaagtgaaagtggCTTGCTGGAAACTGTGCAGTCTCAGCTGGAGACAGTTCATAACACAAACTCCACCAGCATTG GTTTTGCTCATACAACACCCAACACCTTTGCTTCAACAAGTGAGACTTCATTCTTTCTCTGGGGACCATCAGGTAGTGGAGTTATAAAAACCTCAGTATCCAGGCCAAGTAATAGGATCAAAACTAGGTGGAGtcag gttttcaGTCCAGAGATACAAGTGAAGTTTGATAAGATCACTGCTGTGGCAAAGGGATTTCTCACTCGTAGACTCCTGcagacagaaaaactgaagCATCTTAAGCAAACTGTAAAA GATACTGTGGAGTTCATAAAAAATTTTCAGTCTGAAGCCCCATTAAAAAGGGGAAGTGTGTCAGCACAAGATGCATCCCTTCATGAAAGAGTAATGGCTCAG CTCCGAGCTGCTCTGTATGACATCCATGACATCTTTTTTACAATGGATGCATCAGAAAGGATGAATATTCTGCGTCATGATCGTGAAGTTCGGAAAGAGAAGATGCTCAGGCAAATG gATAAAATTAAGAGCCCAAGAGAGCGAGTGACACTTTCAACAGCTACACAGAAGTCTCTGGACAGGAAAAAGTACATGAA ggCTTCAGAAATGGGAATACcaagtaaaaaaataatcataaaacagaaaactcCTGAAAGCCG AATACTTCAACCAAACCAAGGACAGAATGCGCCAGTTCACAGACTGCTTTGCAGACAAGG GAGCATATGCAGGAAGAACCCAAAGAAAGAAGCCAAATGTTGTGACAATTTAAGAAGACAGCACTCACTGGGATAA